The Aeromonas veronii genome includes the window CGATCTGCTGCGTCAGGCCGCCGAGGCCGCCAACGCAGCCCATGCGGTGCAGACCCGGCTGATCGAGGCGGACGAGGGGGAGGGCAAGATCCCGGTCAAGTTGATCCTGGTACACGCCCAGGATCACCTGATGACCGCCATGCTGGCCCGGGAGCTGGTCACCGAGCTCATCGAGCTGCACCGCAAGCTGGCCGCCTGAGGGAGATCATCATGTTGCGACTCGGACTCGACATCGGGGGCACCAAGATAGAGGCACAACTGCTCGATGGTCAGGGGGTGAGCCTGCTGCGCAAGCGCATCGCCACCCCGACCAGTGGCTATGGTGAATTCCTCGTCACCATCACGCAGTGGGTGGAAGGCATACGCCAGGAGCTGGATCGCCCCTTCAGCATCGGCATCGGGTTGCCTGGGGCCATGGATCCCCACACGGGTCGTATCAAGAATGCCAACTGCCTGTTCCTGAATGGTCAGGATCTCAAGGGCGATCTGACCCAGGCGCTGGGTCAGCCGGTTGCCATCGCCAATGACGCCGATTGCTTCACCCTGTCGGAGGCGGTCGACGGAGCCGGGGA containing:
- the chbA gene encoding PTS N,N'-diacetylchitobiose transporter subunit IIA, with amino-acid sequence MFDLEETVMGLIINAGMSRSLCFEALRQARAGQFTEADDLLRQAAEAANAAHAVQTRLIEADEGEGKIPVKLILVHAQDHLMTAMLARELVTELIELHRKLAA